The DNA sequence TCAGCCTATTGCTGGATTATGGTCTACCAACTGGGCGACTgacgaagatgtgagtggACCGCCTAAGAGCGCGATTGCCATCCGTACACATACACACAGAGTCATGTCATATCGAATATCGAACTCAAAAAAACTGCAGCTGACTGACACACGTTTGCGGTTCATTAGCCCAGCCAACCACTCCTGCTCAACCACACCACCGGTCTAGGcgaacagaagaaagaacCCACTCCGTTCCCCAATGACCCAACTACCAGTTTCAACTCTTACGTGTGAGTGTGATCGCTTACTGTACTATGTACTATGGCTGGCAtggctgatctgattgactTCTATCCATGTGGTTCGCAGAATCGCTTGGGTTCCAGGAGAATACTCTCCAAGGTATTACAACGGCCAAGAAATCATGTCGCCCTCCCAATACAACGCTATCCACCCGCAAGAGGCGACGCTGAACAACTGGTcaaacaacaacaaatgGTGGTCCGGCGAAGTACCCCAGACCGACTCCGTCATGAAAGTCCGAAGTGTCTTGTTCTACTACAGAACGGAGGAAGTGCAGACTCTGCCAGCTGGTTGCAAGGCCGAAGACGTCTGTACTGTTTAGAAATCAGGTACTCGAACTAGTCACCATATATATGTACTAAGCTTTGATCCTTCATATGAGTGTTGGATCGTATGCCTACCTATACCTTTATGCCTTCGTTGTCGGTCTGCGACCTTCTGAACCTCTCTCTCATACTTTGCTTGTCAATAGTCAATACGTATACCTCGCTCACATGTCTGCCATGCATCTCCTGCATTTTACTCAGAAACGATCCCACGGTGCGCTTGAGTTTGCGTGACCTATCGAGGAGAATGTCCAGCAGAAGTCGCAGTGGACTTGCTTGGTGTGCTAATTCAGATTGCTCCTTGTTCTGATCGCTCCAGACTATTGACCAGCCTGGACTTGCGCAACTGATAAGGTAATCCTGATCGTCGCATCGGTCAGAAGGAAATTCGTATCTGCATCCATTTGACTGATACAAAATCCCAAGCCAAGTATATGCcctctgtctgtctgtcctACATCCTCTGCACTCCGAGACGAACCGCTTACTTGAGGGGAACGCTAAACAAGTAATATGACAAGATATCAAATCAGTTATATTTTCTCGGGACAGCATATCCCTTTAAGAGGTGTTTACTCACAATCGAGAGTCCTTCATGTTGGCACCTCGGGAGTGACCGACAGGCTTGTAGGTGATGGAGAATTCACCGAGGTAGTGGCCGGTCATCTCTGGCTTGACTTCGACGGTGGTGAAGGTTTTACCGTTCTGCAATAGTGATCGAGGGCGTGTCAGCGAGTTGCGATGCAGGTCAGAGAAGGATCAGAGgaaaggagattgagatccCATGACGTCGACCGACATTccaggcgcaggcgcagtAGAAATATGATTGCACAGTAGTTTGATTGGAGAAGGGTACTTGGTAATAAAAGATAGAAGGAGGAGGGCACCCACGTAGACACCGACAACACTTCCGATCATCTCTGGGACAATGATCATATCTCGCAAGTGGGTCTTGACCATGGCGGGCTTCTCGTTGGGTCCGGCCTCCTTCTTGGACTTTCggagcttcttgatcaaaCCTAAAGGTCGTCTCTTGAGACCTCGTTGGAATCTTCGTCTAGCTCGGGCGTGGACGAGCTGTGGTGTGTATTGTGTGATTGTGTTGTGTTGAGTTGTATTATGATGTGATGCGATACAGAGGTAGCCGGGATGTATCCATAGACGATGGGGCGAAAGAGACATTGAATAGTCGGTATTCGATCAAGTAACAGATATAGCAAaacatcatgatcagcacaGATCCACTTTAATGAAACATCAGAAACACCAAACCCACCTCAATGAAGTCCTCATTGGAGAGATCGAggagttgatcaagctcaacacctCGGTATTGGTACTTTTTGAAAGATCTCGAGGCCTTTTTGGCGGCAGCTTCCTCTCCGGTGGTGAAATCGGCCTAAATTATCGTAGATATAGTATTAGTGGTTATTCTTCTCTCTGATGATCACTATTCCTTCTGCCCATTCTCCGGTTCTCCACTTCTCTCTTGCCGCTCCTCCCGATGCAGTCTCTAGTATGGCCAGCTTCCACCATCGTTTCTCCGACTGTCTCCAGTATTATCCCTGCCTTGAATAGATATCCGTTGACAACCATATTTTCCTTCCCTCCAGCCTACATCCCCATCCGCGATTC is a window from the Kwoniella dejecticola CBS 10117 chromosome 8, complete sequence genome containing:
- a CDS encoding 40S ribosomal uS19 domain-containing protein; this translates as MVVNGYLFKAGIILETVGETMVEAGHTRDCIGRSGKREADFTTGEEAAAKKASRSFKKYQYRGVELDQLLDLSNEDFIELVHARARRRFQRGLKRRPLGLIKKLRKSKKEAGPNEKPAMVKTHLRDMIIVPEMIGSVVGVYNGKTFTTVEVKPEMTGHYLGEFSITYKPVGHSRGANMKDSRL